The genomic region TGACGTTCAGAAAAAAATTTCCGAAGGGCGTTCACTTCTCCTTGCAGGCGAAGAAGCTATTATTCAGCAGTTGCCTAAGGGTAACTGGGTTGGCGGCACAATTCCTTATTTTATTACAAAAGAGCATGGAGGGCTTGCCTCCCGTGAACTCATATTTGTTACAGACATTACCGATATTGCCCAAAGCGTCAGCATTGCCCAGTACAATAAAGACACGCTCGCCAATGTGTATGTGGAGGGGCCAAAGCAGGGATTCAGTTTTATTCTGATACCTGCGGCAAGCGAAACGCATCTTTCGTTTGCGGTGAATGCACCCAACTACAAATCATTCGGCATGTCGCCGCTCATCGGCTGGATTGCAGGCGTGCATCTCGACGATCTTGGCAAAAAGACACCAAAGGTTTTTAACGGCAGTACGGGAAGCATGATTGAAGATGGGGCCATAGTGCTTCAGGCAGAGCTCAAGCCCGGCAAGCTGGCAGAGATCGGCATCATCAATCTTTTTGAGCAGGGCGATGGCGACACGCTGACCTTTTCTGCCGACGGGTTCTCAGCCAAGGATGTCATGGTCAATGGCGCTCCCCAAAATTTCGCTGCCTACCTTAAAGAACACAATCTGGATACCAGGCTGCCAATCGTTGCCGACTACTATGGCGCGCTGGTGAACATCAGCTTTCAGTGCATAAACGAGGCGGAAAACATGGTGCACTTTTATGCACCGGTTTTCAGTGGCATCCGTTATAAACATGCAAAGCCGATTGCGGATTACGTGGCGGCCTTTGATGCGCATGTAAGCAAGGTAATGGGTTCGGATACAGACAAGGTTGTGTTCTCGTGCAACTGTATTTTGAACTACCTGTTCTCCAATCTTGAAAACAAGAAAACAGGCGCCTTTGTCGGGCCTGTTACGTTTGGCGAAATAGCCTACCAGCTCTTGAACCAGACTCTTGTGTATCTGGAAATCAAAGACTACTGATGCGCGTAAGGCAGAACAATCTTCTGCCATTACGCGTCTGAAAAAAGCTCCGGCCAGTTCATCACTGGTCGGGGCTTTTATAACGTATGGGGCTCGTTTCTGTTTTACTAGCGTGTCCTGCTGTTGAATATGCCCGCGAATCGCGATAGCAGTATGCGAGCGTGTAGCAGGCATGCCGCGCTGTTGCGTGAAAAAAGGCTTGCATAGCTTTTTGTTGCGCAACGGCGGGGTAATAGGTCAGCAGGCTTGTACAAACATTCAGAGGCACCATGCAAAGATATCTATTTTCGATCTGTCTTCTTCTTTTCGTGCTGGTTTGCGGCAGCAACGGCATAAGCCAGTGCCAGGCCGCCACTACCGAGATTGAAGTTGTCGCCTCCGGCACAACGGGCACGCTGGTGGTGTACTCCACAGCCAACGGCACCCGGCAGGAGCTGCTGCGCACCCCGGCCTATGTGGGCAGAAACGGTTGCAGCGTGGACAAGCGCGAGGGCGATGGCAAAACGCCCGTGGGCGTGTATGAAATCCGGCGCGGTTTTGGGCTGGCTACGCCCCCTGTGGTGAACATTGCCTATACCAAGCTTGCAGGCGACGAAAAGTGGGTGGATGACGTTGCCTCAGCCCGCTACAACCAGTGGGTTACAAAGGATACAACCCCCGTTGACTGGAAGTCTGCCGAAGATCTGTCCAAAGAAACCGTGGCTTACAAGTATGTAGCCGTGGTCGAGTATAATACGGATAAGATCGTCAAGGGGGCAGGTTCGGCAATCTTTCTGCACTGTACGCAGGACAAACCCACATCCGGCTGTATCAGCGTGCCGGAGGAAGCAATGGTCAAGATTCTGGGATTCATACAGCCCGGTACGCGCATTGCCATTGCGCGTTCAGATGCCGAGCTGAAAAACCTGACAAAGTAGCCCGTAGGGGCAAACTTTTGCATGGAGCCTGGCGGATGCGCCGGCTGCAAGGGTATGAACAAAAGGCGGGACAATGGCGCAACATGATTCTGCGCTATTGTCCCGCCAATTTTATCAGAGTTGCCGATGGCAGGAATCAGGCGAATTTAAGGCCGATCACCCCGGCGATAATCAAACCGGCAGAGGCCATGCGCAAGGGCGTTGCCGCATCGCCAAAGGCAACAATGCCCACCACAAAGGTGCCCACAGCGCCAATGCCCGTCCACACCGCATAGGCCGTGCCCATGGGAATTTCCCGTTGGGCCATCAGCAGCATCATGCCGCTGCACAAAATACAGGCAATGGCAAAGGCGAGCCACAACACGCGCAGTCCTTCTTCTGTCCAGCCCAGTTTGAGGCCGATGGGCCAGCCAATTTCAAGAAAGCCCGCCAGTACAAGATAAAGCCACGCCATACAGCCTCCATGATGGTTGATTTTTTAAAGCCGAACGCGACAAACAAAGGCATCTTGTGGTGCTTGTGCAAAAGGTTTTGTCTGCGCATGGCGCAAAAAAAGCGCCTACTGAGGCTCAAGGCGTTGCTAGGCATCGTCCTCGTGCGCGGAATCAAGCAGGGCGGCAATATCCCAGTAGGCTGTTTCGATCTTGGAAAGTGATCTGTTGACTGAAATGCTTTTTTGTCGCCACAGGTCGATGGTGCGGAGCGGCTTGACGCCGTGCTCGCAATCCTTGACCAGCAGTACGCGCGGCAATGAAGGTGCATACGGGTCGGAATGGCACACAATGCCCTTTTGCCCGTTGGAGAGCACCACCGCCGTACCAATGGGGAAGATGCCCACCATCTTGATGAAATGCTCGGCATAGCCGGGTGCCCATGCGTTCTCGCCCATCTTGAACAGGGTGCCCAGGGCGTGCTTGGGGTGGATGGCGTCTTTATACACGCGCTTTGAGGCAAGGGCGTCATACACATCACAAATGGAAATGATGCGCCCGAACATGCCTATTTGGTCGCCGGAAAGGTTGTATGGGTAGCCTGTGCCATCGTGTCGCTCGTGATGCTGCAAGATGCCTTCCAGCACTTCTGCCGAAAATTTGCCTGTGGCCTGCAGCTTGGCATGACCGCACTCAACGTGCGAATGCATGATCTGCATTTCGCCCTCGTTGAGTTTGCGCGGCGCATTGAGAATGTTGGCGGGCAGCAGCGCTTTGCCGTAATCATGAAACAGCGCCGCAATGCCGATCTGCCGCTGTTCCTCGTCATCCATGCCCAGATATTGCGCAAAAGACACGGCAAAAATAGCCACGTTGACGCTGTGGCGGTACATGTAATCGTCCAGACTCTTGAGATTTGCCAGCAGGAGCAGGGCGTTGCGGTTGCGTACAATGCTTTTTTTGATGGCGCTCAGGCATGGCTCCACCGCCGCAACCTCAATATTGCCGCTGGCGGCGCTCTGCATAAATGATTTTACGTGCCCATAGGCAGCGGAAAACGCGCCCCGTGCCGCATAGATTTCTTCTGCAAGAGGCGTCTGGGGCGCTGGTGGCGATTCCAGATTGCGCACAATCTGCGAGCGAATGGGATCATAGCAGGCCTCTGCATAGCCCTGACGGGCAATGTCCCTGATTTCATCCTGCGAGGCGATGAACCCCTCTTGTTGGTAAAGATTGGGTTCTGCCAGCCAGGAGATGCCGGGGTTGACCAAAAACATGCCAGGTTTGAGGCGGTCTATGGAAATACGCACTGATGACATGCCGTTCGTCACTTCACATCTGGAGTTTGACGCAATGGGCGCGCACGGGGGGCGGATCCCAAAAGGGGGCAATACGCGCGCGGCAGCTACCAGTAAAACAAAAATCTTGATCTATGTGCAACAAAATCAATTATCACTATCATTGTCAAGCTGCTCAAAAATAAGTGGATTATCGTGGTCCCGAACCCAACTTTTGCCGTCCCCCACGCACAGGGGTTTCCGTAGCAAAGATGCATAAGGCAGGGGGGCACAAGCCTTGCCTTTTGCAACGGGCAACAATCCATACTAACGCAATTGGTGGTAATATAAAAATTATTATGAAATAATCATATGTCATATTTTTTGTGGATACTGAATGCTGGAGGAAAGATGTTTCAAAAAGTCGTAATGCTGCTTCTGGCCTTGGTTGCGTTGACCGGGTGTGCTGCCCAAGTGCCGCCAGCTAAGCAGCTTCCGCCGCTGGAGAAGAATCAGAGTACGTATATTGCCGTGCCCAAGGATGTTCCTGATTTTGATGACAGACCCGGCGGCGGTATTGTTGATGCAAAGCGCTACCCCGGAACTGGCGAGGAAATTGTGGTTTTGCTCAGGGAAACCATTGCCCCCTATGCCGGAACAGTATCCACAGGCAGCAGATATGAAACCGACGAGGAAGCCATCGAAAGCGGCAAAAAGGCAGGGGCCAGATATGTTCTCATTCCATTCTTTAACATCCAGATGCAGCGTAGAGTGCTGTGGGAACCACGTGTGTATAGGTTCTCGCTCATATTGCGCACATTTGACCTTCAGTCAGACAGCAAAGAGCCTGTCCGCAGTGTAGGGATGCGGATATATCAAAAAAATACAATGCCGCCTGCGCAAACCCCAAAAGATATCGATGCATTGTTTAAAAGCATATTGCCTGGCTATGCAAAGACCGTTTACGAAGCGGGCGAGCGTGCCGTTGAACAGTGAGCAGCGCGTACCGACGCACCAGCGCCTATAACACCCAAAGCCTTCGATTTTTCAATTCGGGGGCTTTTTGTATGTATGCAGGGGGGATGCAGTGCCGATGCAGCCTATGCGCCGGGCATTCTTTTGGACAACATGCCGCACGCATGCATCTACTTCGGGTTTCCAATTTCAGCCAAGAATCAATAGCATCACGCAATCCAGGCCTTGTTGATAAGCATTCCTGTATAAATTTGAAGTCGAATTTCCATTTGATAGATTAAAAAAATCAGATTACGGTAATAAGTAATCACATTTCGCTTGCGAGGTGCTTGGTCTGCCTCGTGCAAACCTATATTCGCGGCAATGCTTTTGGCGGGAGATTTCATGAAGCCGATAAAGATATCCGTATCGCAGTTACGCCAGGGGATGTGGCTCGTAGAGCCCACAACATCCTGGATAAATGCTCCGTTTGTCTATGGCAAGAGTGGTGTCATCAAAAGCGCTGAACATATCAAACATATTATTGCATCTGGATATACGGAAGCCTACTACGATCCTGCCCGCTCCGAAGTTGTGCAATCTGGCCCCTGCCACAGCACCCCGAGGTGTAACGATGCAGGGCAAACGTCACTTGCCGAGGAGCTTTGCCGGGCGCGTGACCTGTACTTTGACGCCTGCAACTACATCAAAAACCTGATGCAGGAAAAAAAGGTGGGCGCTATTGAAGTTGCGGAGCTAAAAGCCTTTGTAAACGAGATTATTCAAAGCCTGCACCGTAATTTCAACGCCCTGCTGCTTATCACAACCATCAAGAAAACCAGCGATTATACCTATCGGCACAGCATCAACGTCGCCATCTTTTCCATCGCCTTTGCCCAGTTTTTGGGGCTGGACGATGATGAAACCTTTGATACTGGCATGGCCGGGCTTTTTCACGACTACGGCAAGGCTTTTGTGCCACTGGAAATTCTGAATGCGCCGCGCAGCCTGAACCCGGACGAAACCTCGGTTATCCGTTCGCACGTCAGGCTTGGCCACGACAACCTCAAGGATATCCCCTGGATTAACAGCATAATTCTTGACGGCATACTGCACCATCACGAACGGCACGATGGCTCAGGCTATCCGCACCAGCTCAGCGGCGAGGCCATCAGCCTGCACGGTGGCATTATTTCCATTTGCGATGTGTATGACGCGCTGACATCTACGCGGGTGTACAAAAATGCAATCCCCCCTGCGCAGGCGGTAAAAAAGCTGTTCACCATGTCTGGGCAGGCGTGGGCGCCGGGTTTGGTAGAGCACTTTATCAAGCTGGTGGGCATATTTCCCGTAGGTACTGTTGTACAGCTCTCAAACGAAACAACGGGCATTGTATGTCAGCAGGATCACAAGTCGCCTCTCAAGCCCACGGTGCTTGTCATACTTAAAAAAGACAGACCCTACGCGCCATACTACCTCAAGCTTGCGCAGAATGATCAGGTCAGCATCAACAGGGTGCTTGTGCCGTCAGAGCTTGCCAGCATCAAGAACAGCAAGTTTTACCGTATGTTTCTTGACCGGTAGCAGATTGTCCATAGCGAAAAACTACGCTGCAAAAGCATTGGCAACGGGTGGGTACTGTCTATTTATTTGAAAATAATAATGGGGAATTTGAAGGGTTCGTTTGAAATGGGCGAATCGGTTGTGCTCTCCGAGTATATATAGTCGCAGTCCAGCACTTCGCCTTTCTGGTTCATCATGACGTTGAAAATGTAGTCATGGTAGACGGTTCGGTCCACATCCGGGCTGTTTAGCTTCGTTTTTCGCCCTTCGTGGACAGAAAACGTGCTACAAAACGCATAGGTGCGCACACCGTCGGCATCATCCCTATAAACATCCTGCGGTTCAGGTAGAAGGTTTACATCCAGATACTGGCTTTGACCGCAGGTCTTTGCATAATCTTCCACAACGGATGAATAATACATGCGCGTGTGCATCTTCTTGGGAAGCCACATGGTAACGCCAGTCCCGGTTTCAACATAGTTTTCATCCCAGCCGTCATACCCGTTGCCGTGCCGTCCGCAGCCCAGCAGCACCACAAATACACCAACCAGTAATATATTCTTGAGCATCAGATTCTCCGTACATCAGTAGGTACGCAAAAGTTTTGCGGCGCTATGGGGCGGGGTGGGCGGCATCTGCATCTTGCGCCGCCTTTGCGCGTTGCTCTGCAAGGTATGCAGGCGTGCCCCTGATCCACGTGCAGGCAAGGATTTTTCCGTCCATATCTGTAAAAATATTGAATATGGTGCTGGCGGGCTTTTTAATTATTTCGTTGCGGAGGAAAAACCCGCGAGACTTTTCCCTTTCTTCAACATACGAGATCGAATAAGCCCATACCTGATTTTTTTTCTGCGGCAGGGCCTTGTGCGTCATGTTTGGGTGGGACAACTCGCTGATATTTTTGTCATTGTACAGGCCATACATGCAACGGCGCTCTTGTGCCCGCGCCTCAAGCGGCTCAACCGTTTCTTCATTGCTGAGATCCGGAAGCCACCATTTGGCGGGTTTTCCTGTTTCAGGGTCAAGTGTAGGCATGCGGGCCAACTGCGGCACTGGCGCACCAGTTTTATGCGAATACGACTCCACACAGCCAGCGAGCAATGTAAAAATAAATGCTAGTAGAATAATATGCTTCATAAACTACTCCAAAAAACTCAGTAGCGTTCAGTTTTCAGGATGACTGCTCTTCGATATTTAGTATCTTGTCAATAGAAAAAATTGAGAGTCGTACTTTGTATTAATAATTACAGTGTAATATGATTTTTATAAAAGCTGCCGCAGTGCACAAAATGAAGTGTATCAAAAAGATATTGTTTTGTTGGCAGGTTGGAGAAGCAATTCGATACATTCAGGGGAAAATATGGCCTGGGGTTGGTGCCAGATGTCTGACAGAATTTTTTTGGGGAGGGCTTGGGCTTGCAAAAAAATCTGCAATCTGTGTGAGTATCAATAAAATCAGATAAATACAGAATTCTTGCCACAGCGGCGCATTTAACGGCAGTGCGCAAGCATCAGAGTTATGGCCATACATAAAAATGTTTGCCTATAGCTTTTGCTTTTTTAGACGATAAAACAGATAACATTGTCTGAGCGCAGGGAGGCCATCATGAGCATATCATCTGTTGACTCCAGCTTGATGTCCCGCAATTTTGTGTCGGCGTCATCAGGTGAATCAAAATATGTCAAAGCCTCTCGACTTGGAGCTCAGATCGAGCAAAGTGCCAGCATGAATCGCCAACAGGCCATTCTTGAAGCGGGCATGGCAGCATGCGCTGCTGCCAAAACCCCCGCAGAGGTTGCGCTCGAGGCTAAAAAGGCAGCCCGGCAAATGGGGTTTGCCATGCAGACAAGCGTTTCTGAAGAATCAAGGCGCAACCTCAAGGAAATCAAGAAACGTATTGAAGAAATGGCAAAGAAAGCAGCAGAGGGCAAAGATTCAGCAGATGGAAAGGACGCTGTAGGCCAACCGCAACAACTGACGCAGACGGATCAAAAACCTCAGGCAGTAGCACCTGCGGTCAGTGCGCCTGTTACGGAAGCAACCCCTGCGGCTGTTTCTCAGCCCAGCCTTTCAACTGCCCAGGTTCAGCCTGCCCAGGTAGCCGTTGCTGATGGGGATAGCGCTGGAGCCAGTGCCGCACAGCCTGCGGCTGCGAATCCCTCTGTGAATGTGTACGTTTGATTCGCTTGCTTGTGCCGCCAGAGTTTGTCAGCATCAAGAAGACCATTTTCCTGAATGCATCTTGAGCGGTAGGCACGGGGGCAATTGGGGGCTATCCCGTTGCCGCAGGCATAGCGCTAAGCACGCTTGCATGGCATTCAAGAGGTCAAGAGTTCAATTCTCTTCAACTCCACCAGATAGGTAATTAAAACCCCCGATCATTGAAAAATGGTCGGGGGTTTTTGCGTGCTTAGAAGTTTGTGGAAGCAGCCAATTTCTTGCTTATGCGACGTGCACCCTGTGCAATCGTTGTGGTGAATTAAAGGTGCTCAACTTCAAAAGATTTCCAAACTCAAGGCTTAGGGGGCAAGCACCATTCACCAAAATTTATTCTGAAAGACCGGTGTTGCCTTTAAAAGAAAATGAAAATTTATTTTTGTTTATTTCAAATAAATAAACCGCACTTAAAGGTATTGCAACAGTGAGCATTCCAGATAAAACCTCCGTAACTTGTCTATTGAATCGATTAATGATCGGTATGGCTGCGATTGATGAAGATATAACCTTTTGGATATAAACACCTAAAATTGCAGAAGCCGTCCCGGCAAAGACAATCTTAATAGCATCAAATTTATTATCAATCTTGCTTGTCAATATCCGCACGCACCTAACCATAGACAAGGTAGATTCTCGAATGATTGCTATTAAAAATGCTGGCATTTTTATGATAATAGCGATTATAATTTGAGGTATAACAGAGAGCGCACCAGAGATTGTGCTCTCTATTCCAAGTGTTTTTGCCCGATTGAGTAAATCTCTCTCATCAAAACGTTTTTTCAGTTTTTTTGAAATTGAAGATGCACGCTTGGATATGTTTTCTTTATAGCTTTTTTTATCAAATATATCACATGTTTCTGATATGTCTTTAATCTCGTCGACAAAAATATCCACGGTTTCATAAACAATTAAGCCAACAATCTGCTGCATGCTCATCTTCAAGCCAGACTCCACAGCAGTCCGGCCAATCTCTTTAGCGGCATTGATTGTATTATGCATATATGCAGCATTTGCTTCACCATATCTATCTTTAACGTCATTCATATTTATTGAATGCTTATCACCATTTTTATCAATGTAGTTATATATATCTGGATCATTTTCATCGATCTCAAAATTAATATTACTTTTTACAAACTCAATTAAATCCAACTCGCCTTTCGCACTATTAACAATTCCGTCAATAAATGTTAAGTTGTCTTTATCGTTTATGGCAGAAATATACTCACTCTCGTTTGTTCCTGCTTTCAAAATGACATTTGAATGATATTCTTTTGCAGATATTATATGTTCAATTTGTGCCTCCCATGGATATAATGCTTTATCAGCATTATAGCCATTATCAAGGACTTCCATATTTTCTTTTGCCCTATCGCGTATCTTACCCAATTTAGCAAAATTTTTGTGTCTTCTTACGTCTTTTACCTTTGCATAATCTTTATAAGGAGTAGATAGTTTCG from Desulfovibrio sp. UIB00 harbors:
- a CDS encoding L,D-transpeptidase family protein — its product is MQRYLFSICLLLFVLVCGSNGISQCQAATTEIEVVASGTTGTLVVYSTANGTRQELLRTPAYVGRNGCSVDKREGDGKTPVGVYEIRRGFGLATPPVVNIAYTKLAGDEKWVDDVASARYNQWVTKDTTPVDWKSAEDLSKETVAYKYVAVVEYNTDKIVKGAGSAIFLHCTQDKPTSGCISVPEEAMVKILGFIQPGTRIAIARSDAELKNLTK
- a CDS encoding multidrug efflux SMR transporter: MAWLYLVLAGFLEIGWPIGLKLGWTEEGLRVLWLAFAIACILCSGMMLLMAQREIPMGTAYAVWTGIGAVGTFVVGIVAFGDAATPLRMASAGLIIAGVIGLKFA
- a CDS encoding HD-GYP domain-containing protein, coding for MSSVRISIDRLKPGMFLVNPGISWLAEPNLYQQEGFIASQDEIRDIARQGYAEACYDPIRSQIVRNLESPPAPQTPLAEEIYAARGAFSAAYGHVKSFMQSAASGNIEVAAVEPCLSAIKKSIVRNRNALLLLANLKSLDDYMYRHSVNVAIFAVSFAQYLGMDDEEQRQIGIAALFHDYGKALLPANILNAPRKLNEGEMQIMHSHVECGHAKLQATGKFSAEVLEGILQHHERHDGTGYPYNLSGDQIGMFGRIISICDVYDALASKRVYKDAIHPKHALGTLFKMGENAWAPGYAEHFIKMVGIFPIGTAVVLSNGQKGIVCHSDPYAPSLPRVLLVKDCEHGVKPLRTIDLWRQKSISVNRSLSKIETAYWDIAALLDSAHEDDA
- a CDS encoding DUF4823 domain-containing protein, producing the protein MFQKVVMLLLALVALTGCAAQVPPAKQLPPLEKNQSTYIAVPKDVPDFDDRPGGGIVDAKRYPGTGEEIVVLLRETIAPYAGTVSTGSRYETDEEAIESGKKAGARYVLIPFFNIQMQRRVLWEPRVYRFSLILRTFDLQSDSKEPVRSVGMRIYQKNTMPPAQTPKDIDALFKSILPGYAKTVYEAGERAVEQ
- a CDS encoding HD-GYP domain-containing protein, giving the protein MKPIKISVSQLRQGMWLVEPTTSWINAPFVYGKSGVIKSAEHIKHIIASGYTEAYYDPARSEVVQSGPCHSTPRCNDAGQTSLAEELCRARDLYFDACNYIKNLMQEKKVGAIEVAELKAFVNEIIQSLHRNFNALLLITTIKKTSDYTYRHSINVAIFSIAFAQFLGLDDDETFDTGMAGLFHDYGKAFVPLEILNAPRSLNPDETSVIRSHVRLGHDNLKDIPWINSIILDGILHHHERHDGSGYPHQLSGEAISLHGGIISICDVYDALTSTRVYKNAIPPAQAVKKLFTMSGQAWAPGLVEHFIKLVGIFPVGTVVQLSNETTGIVCQQDHKSPLKPTVLVILKKDRPYAPYYLKLAQNDQVSINRVLVPSELASIKNSKFYRMFLDR